One Sporosarcina sp. FSL W8-0480 genomic window, GGCGCGCAAACTGGATGCTGCGATTGATTTTTCCTTTATCTATCCATTAGTTGAAGACCTTTATTCAACCATTGGGAGACCCAGCATTGATCCTGTAGTACTAATCAAAATGACATTTATCCAATATACATTTGGCATTCGCTCAATGCGTCAGACATGCAGGCGATGCTGACTTTTGCTGCCATAAATTTGAAGAAGCTGGCCAGTTGGACATGGAGAGCGCCGGCTATGGAGGCTGAAATGATGCCCCTGTCTTAAAGGATCTCCAGTTGATTGGAGTGCAGGGCGGCGACTCCTGGGGGATCAGCGCAGCGTGAAGACCCCGCAGGAAAAACCGTTACGAAGAACGGCTTTTGCGACCAAAAGCGAAGCGTTGGGAGCACATCCGAGGAGGCTGAGGGCAAGCCCCCCGGAAAGCGTCCGCCCGGAACGGAAATCAACGTTATGTCAGCTACTAATAGTTAAAATGTAGAAAAGGGTTGGAAATCTATGATTTCCAACCCTTTTGTCTACAGTCTGAGCAGCCTCAGATAGGCTGCTTTTTAATTTTATTCCTTTAAATCCTCAATCGAGTCAATGTCCATATATTCAGGGACAACTAATCCGATTTTAACGCCTTCCATATTAATGCCAAGTTCCTCGAATTGACCGTCGAATTTGTCGGCATAAGTTTTATGCGTTACTGGCAACCATGCTGCAAGTGATGCATCTGCACTTCCGTCAGCAATTGCGGACCATAGCGGACCAGCCTCAACTTGCGTCAATGTTACATCATAGCCCACCTCTTCAAGGACAAGCTTCATAACATTATGACTGGCGATCTCACTATCCCAAGCAACGTATGCAAGATTGATTTTATCACCACTAACCTTGTCGACTCCGTCCGTCCATTCCGCTACTTTTTCTGCATTCGCATCAATCCAGTTTTGTGCAGCGACTTCCTCTTTTTCACCTTCTTGGATGGCTACCATCACTTCACCCATATCCGCTTCTGACCAGTTGAAGTTCGAAAGGATTTGGTGGGCTTCAGGAAGGTCAGCCGCAAGTCCCGTTCTTGCAATTGTACGGATTTGTTCTTCCCCACCATAAGACCCTTTTGGATCATCCAAGTATTTCAGATCGAATTTCGCGAACTTCCAATGTGGCGTCCAACCAGTGATGATAATCGGCTTTTCAGCATCATACGCTTTTTTCAATGCCGCGGTCATTGTTGCACCGGAACCAGTTGTCACTTCCCATTTATCAAGGCCATAATCCTCAATCGCTCTGTCGGTCGCTTCCATAATACCTGCACCTGGGTCAATCCCTGTGATTTTATAGTCAAGAGACTCACCTACTGAATCTGAGCTGCTGCCCGTACCAGCTTTATCATCATTTCCACAAGCGGCAAGACCTACGGCCAGTAGTGCTGCTGCTCCAAATCCAAATAGTTTCTTTTTAAAATCCATTATAATGTTCCCCCTTGTTTTTTCTTACCTGCGTACTGAGTGATCCGGTCAAGAATGATAGCTACGATGACAATTGATAGGCCAGTTTCAAATCCAACGCCTGTTTTCAATTGTGTCACCGCCCTATACACTTCCACGCCGAGCCCTGGTGCACCGACCATCGACGCAATAACGACCATGGATAGCGATAGCATGATACTTTGGTTGACCCCTGCCATAATCGTCGGCTTCGCAAGTGGGATTTGCACTTTCACCAAACGTTGCCATGTCGTCGATCCGAATGCTTCTGTCGCTTCGATCAAATCTTTCGGTACTTGTTCGATTCCAAGCATTGTCAATCGGATTGTCGGCGGCATCGAGAAGATGACTGATGCTACTACGCCAGGCACGACTCCGATATTGAAAAAGAATATCGCTGGCAATAAATAAACGAATGCCGGCATCGTCTGCATCAAGTCCAATATCGGATTGATGACCCTCTTCACCGTAGGCTGTTGGGATCCCAAAATACCTAACGGGATACCTATAAGAAGCGCAATCATAACGGACGCTATAACAAGCGCAAGCATTTGAAGCATCGGATACCAGTAGCCAAGGTAGTCAATGAACAACAGTCCGACGAGAGTAAATATCGCAATTCCTCGAGTGGAAAGGAACCATGCAAGCAATGCGAATATGACGGCAAGCAAAATGGAAGGCACCATAGTTAGCAAATCTACCGAACCTTCAACAATGCCTTTTAGAAAGCCTGATATTCCATCGAATACAGAGCCGAATTGAGTAACAAGCCAATCAATGCCAGTATCAATCCAACTGGCGAACGGCAAACGAGGCAATAAATTATCCAATGTTGCTCACCTCGTTTTCTTCCATAATTTCTTCCGCAGTATCAGAATCAGTACTGCTATTTATAAACTGCCCGTCGCCTGCCAAAGCGCCGATCAGTGCACCACGAATAATAATGCCTAACAAATGATGTTGCTCATTCACAACCGCCACCGGAATGGCAGTCGTCGAAACAGTATCGAACAAATCTGTTAACACCGTATCCGGAGAAATTGTAGGGATGTCTTTAATAAGGACTTCTTCAAGAGTTTTCCCGGACTCTGTTGCCCCCACAGCATCCTGTGCCGTTACGGCACCAACAAGCCGATTCCCTTTATCCACTACGTAGATAGATGAAATTCTGAGCCTTTTCATAAGGCGCAAGGCAACTCTTGGTCCCCTGTCGATTTGAACCATATCTGCCTTTTTCATAATCTGTCCAGCTGTCAACACTTTCGCAAGATCGACATCTTCTACAAACCGTTCTACGTATTTATTGGATGGGTTCATCAGTATTTCTTCCGGCGTGCCGATTTGAACGACGTCGCCATCCTTCATTAAAGCGATACGGTCACCAATCCGAAGCGCCTCATCCAAGTCATGGGTAATGAAGATAATTGTTTTCCCCATGTCGTGGTGAAGTTGCAGCAATTCATCCTGCATATCTTTTCGGATCAAAGGATCAAGGGCACTAAACGCTTCATCCATTAATAGAACGTCCGGATCGTTTGCAAGCGCTCTCGCCAAACCGACACGTTGCTGCATCCCGCCACTCAACTGGCTTGGGTATTGATCTTCATACCCTGATAATCCAACGAGTTCCAACGATTTCTTAGCTTTTTCCTTCCGTTCAGCTTTCGCAATCCCTTGAATCTCAAGTCCATATTCAGTATTCTCAAGAATCGTCTTATGTGGGAATAGGGCAAAATTCTGGAATACCATCCCAATTTTCTTCCTTCTCACTTCACGAAGCTGCTCTTTATTCATCTTGACAATATCTTCACCATCGATGAGCACAGACCCCATTGTCGGGTCGATCAAACGATTTAACATCCGTACTAATGTAGATTTCCCACTTCCTGACAGCCCCATAATGACAAATATCTCACCATCATAGACATCGAAAGTAGCGTCTTTCACACCTACCGTCGCCCCGGTAGATTTCAAGATTTCACTCTTCGATTTCCCCTCATTCAATAGCTGGGCTGCACGCCTGCTATGTTTACCAAAGATTTTTGTTGTGTTGATCACTTCGATTTTCTTTTTCTGATGATCCATCCTTACACTCCTTAATCCGCAAAACTTAATATCTAATAGTATAGTCGTAACAATTTTGTAATACAACCGTTTTTACCAAATAAATTGTTTGTACAGTAAAAACTGTATAAACAATACTTGTATCATTGCTTTTTAAAAGTGGGTATAATACGCTAAGAGAGTGATCGAATCTCGATTCCTATGATATACTGCGGAGGGAATGCATAATGGACGGTAAAGAAACACTTCTAAAGGCACGCGAGCGGATTATTGAAACGATTGCTCAAAATATACATCTATACGGCCTAACACCTTCTGCCGGCAGACAGTACGGCACGATGTTTTTCCACAATGAACCGCTAACCCTGGATGATATGACGGAAGAACTTGGGATGAGCAAAACGAGCATGAGCACCTCTGTAAGAGCGTTAG contains:
- a CDS encoding glycine betaine ABC transporter substrate-binding protein, which gives rise to MDFKKKLFGFGAAALLAVGLAACGNDDKAGTGSSSDSVGESLDYKITGIDPGAGIMEATDRAIEDYGLDKWEVTTGSGATMTAALKKAYDAEKPIIITGWTPHWKFAKFDLKYLDDPKGSYGGEEQIRTIARTGLAADLPEAHQILSNFNWSEADMGEVMVAIQEGEKEEVAAQNWIDANAEKVAEWTDGVDKVSGDKINLAYVAWDSEIASHNVMKLVLEEVGYDVTLTQVEAGPLWSAIADGSADASLAAWLPVTHKTYADKFDGQFEELGINMEGVKIGLVVPEYMDIDSIEDLKE
- a CDS encoding proline/glycine betaine ABC transporter permease: MDNLLPRLPFASWIDTGIDWLVTQFGSVFDGISGFLKGIVEGSVDLLTMVPSILLAVIFALLAWFLSTRGIAIFTLVGLLFIDYLGYWYPMLQMLALVIASVMIALLIGIPLGILGSQQPTVKRVINPILDLMQTMPAFVYLLPAIFFFNIGVVPGVVASVIFSMPPTIRLTMLGIEQVPKDLIEATEAFGSTTWQRLVKVQIPLAKPTIMAGVNQSIMLSLSMVVIASMVGAPGLGVEVYRAVTQLKTGVGFETGLSIVIVAIILDRITQYAGKKKQGGTL
- a CDS encoding glycine betaine/L-proline ABC transporter ATP-binding protein, with amino-acid sequence MDHQKKKIEVINTTKIFGKHSRRAAQLLNEGKSKSEILKSTGATVGVKDATFDVYDGEIFVIMGLSGSGKSTLVRMLNRLIDPTMGSVLIDGEDIVKMNKEQLREVRRKKIGMVFQNFALFPHKTILENTEYGLEIQGIAKAERKEKAKKSLELVGLSGYEDQYPSQLSGGMQQRVGLARALANDPDVLLMDEAFSALDPLIRKDMQDELLQLHHDMGKTIIFITHDLDEALRIGDRIALMKDGDVVQIGTPEEILMNPSNKYVERFVEDVDLAKVLTAGQIMKKADMVQIDRGPRVALRLMKRLRISSIYVVDKGNRLVGAVTAQDAVGATESGKTLEEVLIKDIPTISPDTVLTDLFDTVSTTAIPVAVVNEQHHLLGIIIRGALIGALAGDGQFINSSTDSDTAEEIMEENEVSNIG